The genomic interval CACTTCGTCGGTCAGCAAAGCAGTTGACCACTAGCATCGAGGGACGCGACACCGACGGAGGGATCATGGCCGAGGACCTGGTGACACGGTTGTTGCCCGTCCTGAGCCGGTCGCTGGAGGCGGAGTTCAACGTCTTCGACGTGATGCGTCACGGGCGGCACGAGAAGCAGTTGTCGAACGTGTTCGGGTGGCTGCTGGAGGCGGGCGGCACGCACCGGCTGGGCGACGCGTTCGTGCGGATCTTCGTCGACGAGGTCAACCGGGCGTTGGCCGGCGCGACGGTCTTCCCGGTCGAGGCGCCGTACCTGGTGCGGCAGGAGGTCGACACGTCGGTGTCGGGCGTGGCGGACATCGCCGACCTGGTGCTGGAGAACAATGCCGCGCGGATCGTCGTGGAGAACTACTACACCTCCGACGGACATGGGCACTCCTACGACGGTTACCGGGCGTTCGGCGGCCGCGATGGGCGGGCGAGCGTCGTCGTGCTGTTGTGCCGGGACGAGGACAAGGGATTGCTGGTCGACGGATGGGAGGATGCCGTCGTCCTCACCTACGGGACGTTGCTGGAGCGGCTGCGGCGCGAGGTCGGTGAGGACTACGCGCGCGAGCACCCGGAGCAGCACGCGTTCATCGACCAGATGTACCGGAAGTACGTCAAGGGGAGAGGTCGGATGGACGACGGCGCGGTGCTCGACTTCGTGGTGGCGATGTGCGCCACGGGCGAGGCGGAGCGGTACGGGCGACGACCCATCGGCGTCGCCGGGGAGGAGTTCGCGACCGACCTGGCTCAGCAGGCGCGCGAACGTTTCACCGAGAGCCGTGAGCTGCTGCAGGCCGTCAAGGGCCGGCTGCGGGCCTTCGCGGTCAAGGTCCTGGTGCCGCAGCTCAACCAGGCCCTGGGGCAGGCCGTGTTCGACGACGCCACCGCCCGGTTCCAGGGCGGCTACGAGTGGACGGTCAACCTGGGCATCTCCGAGGTCGCGCACCCGGAAGGCTGGCGAGGGATGAGTGGCGGCTACGCCCTGCAGATCAAGTTCGGGCCGTCCGCCTGGCTGGCCAACGAGGGCGAGCCGCGTTGGACGGAGGCGGTCGACCCGGGCTTCGTCGACTACTCGCGCCCGCTGATCACCAACGGTGAGCGCGGGGTGGTCCGCCAGTCGAGCGTGCGGATGCAGGAGGTGCTCGACGGGCTCGGCCCGGACGACGTGCGCCTGCGCGACGAGTTTCTGTCACTACTCAACGAAGGAGGGGCGCGATGAGCCAGGGAAGGCCCGGCGACATCCGTCCGTTCGTCCCGAAGGGCCCGCTCAAGGAGCTCTTGGAGCCGGCCGGGAGAGACCAGGCGCTCCGGATGGTGGCCGGTTACTTCGCCGAAGGGGCCCAGCCTTTCTCCGGGCGGCGGTTCGAGCGGTTCGCCGGCGGAGGCGACCGTGAGGCAGTCGCTGACGTCATCACCGCTGACGACCTGATCGCGACGACGATGCTCGGCGTGACGATCAGCGGTGACAGCGCGATCGCGATCCTGGAGACCGAGCGCGAGAAACTCAGCGCCCTCCTCGCGGATGTCTCGAAGACCGACACGTTCGAGAACCTGACGACCGAGCAGATTCTGGACCCGGAGTGGCCTGCGACGAAGCTCTACTGGGCGCTCCGCGACCGGAGCATCCCTGACGTCGGGGAGACGAAGGCGACCAAGATGCTCGCCCGCAAGCGCCCTCACCTCGTCCCGATCATCGACTCATTCGTCCGTGCGCAGGTCCAGGACGAGCATGGGCTGGTCTGGGCGCCACTGCACCTGTGGCTGACGGACAACGGGCGGGAGAACGCGCAGTGGCTCCGCAGTCTCGGAGACGAGGCGGGCCTGCCGGACATCTCGACGCTCCGGATTTTCGACGTCCTCGCTTGGAGGTCCGGGACCGGCAAGTAGGGCTGCACGCGTTCCGGGTGTCTGTGAGAGTGAAGTGGCTCCGGGGACCGGCCGCTTGGCGGTGGCGTGTCGCCCGCTCCGCTGCGCGCCTACTTCCCGGAGCGGCTACCGGTGGGACTGGGTCCGCCGGGCGGGTCGGTGTACTCGACCGGCTTTCCGGTCTGGTGGGCGTAGCCGATCTCGCGTCGCGTGGACTCTCCGATGTACCCGCCGGGGTTGACCACGAGAACGCGGTCAGCAAGGTCGATCTTCGCGAGGTGCAGCGCGTCGAGCGCGGCCTTCTGCTCGTCGGTCATCCGGTCGCCCGCGTGAGCGAACACGCCCGGGGCGACGACGATCGACCCGCCGAGCGTCAGGTCGAGGTTGATCCGGCGGAACTCCTCGGCGAACCGCGTCGAGCCGCACAGGCACACGATCTCCGGTCGGTCAGTCATCGGACTCGCCCGGAACGACGACGACCTGGCCGTCGTCGGCGTAGACGACTCGGCCGGGCGCGGCAGAACGTCGTTCGGTCCACGGGACGCCGTACCGGTCGAGAAGGTCCAGATACTCGCGCGTCTTGTCGATGAGGTGGACAGCCGAGGGCCTGAACCACGCCGTCGCTCCCGGGTTGACCGCGTGGTCGTAGACCTGCGGGTCGACCGTGGACGGGTCCGGATAGGCCGCGTTGCACCAGTCGTTGGAGTGGCGCCACCACGCCCAGTCGTCGGGCGCCAGCGCCCCGTCGTGCGCAAGCCTGTTGGCGAGGCCGAACACCCCGACGTGGCGGCCACGGGAGTTGGGCGTGGGGCTCTCGAAACGGACGAACCCCGGCGCGCCCCGAGCGTCGTCGAGGTTGCGGAGCACGTCGGCGAGCCGCGACGTCGGACGCCACCGGAACGCGCGCCAGCCTGCCGCGCGGGCAGCGTCGACGTTCGCCTGACTGCCGTCGACGAGGCAGTGCAGGCCCGGCGCCCGTCCCGTTCTGCGTTGCACGGCGTCGTAGAACCGGTGATCGGCCTTGCGGTATCCGACGTCAGCCGCGGAGTGGATCGCGGCGGACCGCTCCCGGAGACCCGATGTCTCCCACGGGTGCCGAGCGCGGTGGTGCTCGTGGGCGGTGGCGAGATGCGCGTCGAACCCCGCTGTGCGCGCACTCGCAAGGTCCGCTAGGAGCTGGTCGTCGAGCGTGGCGTCGTGGGCGACCAGGAGGACGAACCCGTCCACGTCGACCATCAACAGGGGCTTCGTCACTCGGGCAGGCTATCGGCGCGCCTTTGTCGGTGCCTGTCTGGTAGGTTCCGGAACAGGTCAAGAGCGATCAGCGATACGCCCTCCGCGTGCTGGTCCGGCAACCGCGCACTCGCGCACGGTGCCCCTGGAGGAAGACCGGCCCGTCACGACCGTGACGGGAAGCGCGAAAGGAGACTGAGATGACGGACCTGATGTTGCTGCGCCCGGACGGGGTGCTGCTGTGGCGCCCGGACGAGGCGACCGTGGCGAGACTCGGCGACCAGGGCGCGTATGCGATCGGCTCGGGCGAGCTGTGCACGGCGTGCCTGGTGGGCAGCACGCCGCGCACGACGCTCTCGGCCCACCGCACCACCTGCCCCGAGTGCGATGCCCTCGCCGTGCACGTCACACAGCTGGCCGGGCTGAGCGACCCGATCCGGGCCGGGAGGCACGACGGGGTGCTGGTGCTCGGGGTGGACGCCCCCGAGGGTCCGCGGTTCGAGCGGATCCGGGCGGCGCGCGCGTTTCGGGCGGCGCGGCTGCGGCCGGTGTTCGTCCAGGCGCGGGCGCTGGGCATCGTGCGGCTGGAGGAGTCGCGCCGCCTCGGGCAGCCGCCGGTCGAGCTGGTCGACGTCGAGGACCTGCACCTGCGGGGGCTGATCGAGCCGGGGGCGGCGGATCGGGTGCGCCGCTACGGCGAGTGGCTGCAGGCGCTGTCCCCGCAGGAGCACGCGCCGCGCGCCGCAGTGCTGGCCGACGTCGCCTCGCTCGGGGCGTGGCTGGTCGCACACATCCAGCGCGAGCATCGCAAGCGGGCGCTGCGGGACCTCGATGACGCGATCGCCCGCGCGAAGCGGGCGAGGCGGGCGGTCACAGCGGCCTCGGCGCGAGTGCGTCAGCTCGACGTCCGCGGGTAGCGGCGAGGGCCCGGCCTGTCAGGTGTGAGGCCGCCAGGCCGGGCCGGCCGCCGGCCTGCTCCGCGCACGGTAGAGGCAGCAGCCGAGCCTCGGGGCTGTCACGCCGGGCGTGGTGGACTCGTCGGCCGTGCGAGGCGGCCGCCCGCGCGACTCGTCCGCAGGGCCACCCATGGCGCGAGGCCCGTGGGCAGCGCCACGGCGGCCGCGGTGAGCACCCACGCCGAGTAGTCCAGCCCCAGGCAGGCCCAGATGCTGGTGTGCATCGCCGCGACGGCCAGCGCGAACGGCGCCCGCGTCCACCGTCCGTACAGCAGGAACGGGGAGGCCAGCTCGAGCAGCAGCGCGCCGCTCGCGAGCAGCTGCGGAACCACCGGCAGGTTCGCGATGGCCTGCGGGAACGCCGCCCCGAAGGGCGAGGAGTGCGCGCCCTCCAGCAGCACCCAGCGCATGTTGTCGGAGTAGGCCCAGTGCGGCCCGCTGTGGACGAGCTTCTGGAAGCCCGTGAGGAAGTAGATGCCGCCCAGCACGGCGAGGCTCGCGCGGGGCGGCCACCCCCAGCGCACCGCCCGTTCGGCCGGTGGCACTCCGCGGCCAGGCGGACCGGCGAAGAG from Xylanimonas allomyrinae carries:
- a CDS encoding PD-(D/E)XK nuclease family protein codes for the protein MAEDLVTRLLPVLSRSLEAEFNVFDVMRHGRHEKQLSNVFGWLLEAGGTHRLGDAFVRIFVDEVNRALAGATVFPVEAPYLVRQEVDTSVSGVADIADLVLENNAARIVVENYYTSDGHGHSYDGYRAFGGRDGRASVVVLLCRDEDKGLLVDGWEDAVVLTYGTLLERLRREVGEDYAREHPEQHAFIDQMYRKYVKGRGRMDDGAVLDFVVAMCATGEAERYGRRPIGVAGEEFATDLAQQARERFTESRELLQAVKGRLRAFAVKVLVPQLNQALGQAVFDDATARFQGGYEWTVNLGISEVAHPEGWRGMSGGYALQIKFGPSAWLANEGEPRWTEAVDPGFVDYSRPLITNGERGVVRQSSVRMQEVLDGLGPDDVRLRDEFLSLLNEGGAR
- a CDS encoding DUF6308 family protein, with the translated sequence MSQGRPGDIRPFVPKGPLKELLEPAGRDQALRMVAGYFAEGAQPFSGRRFERFAGGGDREAVADVITADDLIATTMLGVTISGDSAIAILETEREKLSALLADVSKTDTFENLTTEQILDPEWPATKLYWALRDRSIPDVGETKATKMLARKRPHLVPIIDSFVRAQVQDEHGLVWAPLHLWLTDNGRENAQWLRSLGDEAGLPDISTLRIFDVLAWRSGTGK